One part of the Mariniblastus fucicola genome encodes these proteins:
- the sufC gene encoding Fe-S cluster assembly ATPase SufC yields MSDVLKIVDLHVSINDKPILRGVNLEMKRGETHALMGPNGSGKSTLGLVIMGHPNYEVTSGQILLNGEDVTDMEPNERARAGLFMAFQRPVAIPGVRMADFLRHATTNVRNPDRKEGEDLIPMREFRKEIKENMEQLQMDSEFARRYVNDGFSGGEMKRAEILQLAMLQPKFAILDETDSGLDADAVRLASQSINEIGHNKMGLLIITHHDKLLEHNPPNFTHVILGGKIVETGGKELAEELHEKGYERIRAQYPEAAKVNDDEEVAV; encoded by the coding sequence ATGAGCGACGTACTGAAAATTGTTGATCTTCACGTTTCCATTAACGACAAGCCTATTTTGCGCGGTGTCAATCTGGAGATGAAGCGAGGCGAGACCCACGCATTGATGGGGCCAAACGGTAGCGGCAAAAGCACGCTGGGCCTTGTGATCATGGGACACCCAAACTACGAGGTCACTTCGGGACAAATTTTGCTCAACGGCGAAGATGTCACGGACATGGAACCAAACGAACGGGCTCGTGCCGGATTGTTCATGGCGTTCCAACGACCGGTCGCAATTCCTGGCGTTCGCATGGCTGACTTTCTTCGTCACGCAACGACGAACGTTCGTAACCCGGATCGCAAAGAAGGCGAAGACTTGATCCCGATGCGTGAGTTCCGCAAAGAGATCAAGGAGAACATGGAACAGCTTCAGATGGACAGCGAGTTCGCTCGTCGTTACGTCAACGATGGGTTCTCTGGTGGCGAAATGAAACGAGCTGAAATTCTTCAGCTTGCGATGCTGCAGCCCAAGTTCGCGATCCTGGACGAAACAGATTCAGGCCTGGATGCCGACGCGGTTCGTCTTGCCAGCCAGTCGATCAACGAGATCGGCCACAACAAGATGGGCCTGTTAATCATCACGCATCACGACAAGTTGCTTGAGCACAATCCACCGAACTTCACGCATGTGATCCTCGGCGGCAAAATCGTCGAAACCGGCGGCAAGGAATTGGCTGAAGAGCTTCACGAAAAAGGTTACGAGCGAATTCGAGCTCAATATCCTGAAGCTGCGAAAGTCAACGATGATGAAGAAGTCGCAGTTTAA